In Gossypium arboreum isolate Shixiya-1 chromosome 6, ASM2569848v2, whole genome shotgun sequence, the following are encoded in one genomic region:
- the LOC108483930 gene encoding uncharacterized protein LOC108483930, whose amino-acid sequence MESQKSQGKLTRTQSSLLRSSPTVRSSIHSMSSITESDFSKDQEENQQRESLLKDEKKTKPPPKRTGSMSPRIIPVRFTPVFAMASISFFTLFSFIFFFGFYLKREEIPTSENLLLALIFVAITLFLASKNKALINQGIVCFKSRFYFSKPNSKPVEWFIGETQCNKNNISKEKERLLPTVREGVEFYSNGDFYEGEFHKGKCNGSGVYNYFVNGRYEGDWVEGRYDGYGVESWSRGSRYRGQYREGLRHGFGVYRFYTGDSYAGEWCNGQSHGVGIQTCADGSCYVGEFKSGVKHGLGYYHFRNGDKYAGEYFGDKMHGFGVYHFANGHCYEGSWHEGRKQGYGMYTFRSGDTRCGEWDSGTLKTPLPKLTDAVLRAVEAARKTALNAVHLRRVDDQVKKAVLAANRAAMAARVAAVRAVQNQMDAKFCDIDV is encoded by the exons ATGGAGAGCCAAAAGAGTCAGGGGAAGCTAACGCGAACACAGTCGTCGTTGCTCCGTTCATCGCCTACCGTCCGGTCGTCAATCCACAGTATGTCATCCATCACCGAAAGTGACTTTAGCAAAGACCAAGAAGAAAACCAGCAGCGAGAGTCGTTACTGAAAGATGAGAAAAAAACGAAACCGCCACCAAAGAGAACAGGTTCGATGTCACCGAGGATTATACCGGTCCGGTTCACCCCGGTTTTCGCCATGGCTTCCATCTCTTTCTTCACTCTCTTTTCTTTTATCTTCTTCTTTGGGTTTTATCTTAAAAGAGAAGAAATCCCCACATCGGAGAACCTCTTGTTAGCCTTAATCTTCGTCGCTATAACCCTTTTTTTAGCTTCAAAAAACAAAGCTTTAATCAACCAAGGCATTGTTTGTTTCAAATCAAGATTCTACTTCTCCAAACCTAATTCGAAGCCCGTCGAATGGTTCATTGGAGAGACCCAATGTAATAAAAACAACATcagcaaagaaaaagaaaggcttCTTCCGACCGTAAGAGAAGGAGTGGAGTTTTACAGCAATGGAGATTTTTATGAAGGTGAATTTCATAAGGGGAAGTGTAATGGGAGTGGGGTTTATAACTATTTTGTGAATGGGAGATATGAAGGGGATTGGGTTGAAGGGAGATATGATGGGTATGGAGTAGAGAGTTGGAGCAGAGGGAGTAGATATAGAGGGCAATATAGAGAGGGTTTAAGACATGGATTTGGGGTTTATAGGTTTTATACAGGGGATTCTTATGCTGGTGAATGGTGTAATGGGCAAAGTCATGGTGTTGGTATTCAAACTTGTGCTGATGGGAGTTGCTATGTTGGGGAGTTCAAGTCTGGGGTTAAACATGGGCTTGGCTACTACCATTTCAG GAACGGAGATAAATATGCCGGAGAGTATTTCGGAGACAAAATGCATGGATTTGGCGTTTATCACTTCGCGAACGGGCACTGTTACGAAGGATCATGGCACGAAGGTCGTAAACAAGGGTATGGAATGTATACTTTCCGGAGTGGTGACACCAGATGCGGCGAGTGGGATTCCGGCACCCTTAAAACACCTTTACCCAAACTAACCGATGCAGTCCTTCGAGCAGTTGAG GCTGCTAGAAAAACAGCTCTGAATGCTGTTCATCTTCGCCGGGTCGATGATCAAGTAAAAAAGGCCGTTTTGGCTGCAAATAGAGCTGCAATGGCCGCTAGGGTTGCCGCAGTAAGAGCGGTTCAGAACCAGATGGATGCCAAATTTTGTGATATAGACGTATAA
- the LOC108484466 gene encoding uncharacterized protein LOC108484466: MGGQEVKQLEECSVSNALGTWVFSVAGALLAIPVGIKRKSLAPLVFFGTTGTMLDIIMGISACEREHAERQMKLLEAQNSTADDSSFSETGSESHS; encoded by the exons ATGGGTGGGCAAGAAGTTAAGCAGCTTGAAGAATGCTCAGTTTCCAA TGCATTGGGGACATGGGTGTTTTCAGTAGCAGGGGCTTTGCTAGCAATTCCGGTGGGGATAAAGCGGAAATCTTTAGCACCCCTTGTGTTCTTTGGCACAACTGGTACAATGCTCGATATCATTATGGGAATCAGTGCTTGCGAAAGGGAGCATGCAGAACGCCAGATGAAGCTATTAGAAGCCCAGAATTCCACAGCCGATGATTCATCATTTTCCGAGACGGGATCAGAATCGCATTCCTAA
- the LOC108486129 gene encoding uncharacterized protein LOC108486129 yields the protein MSLVVAPPHRSMIHCKTPKFRFKNPQNLFGKTLTFYSLKSPIHFNSLLCLPVNSVRPESPSIQTHHPIQELLPLLAFSLTLLCFRLLSNVLLPDFALRWQSLVAFSREAEARTKSYPKHLWEAIVAYEDRRFFTHFGIDPVGIGRAVLSLSARGGGSTITQQLVKNTFLKNERTFWRKILEMVLALALERTMSKQRILSSYVCKIYLGHGINGIESASKFYFGKHPSQLSLAESAMLAGLIPAPEHRSPLRDRSSGKTYQARVLKRMVKFGFLDIKMALLTVRQPLYVRLRRPEHADELSDASSFSELGVGLKSKVNEEGTESTLKGTWDWERESKIREVCEEMERWAMKAELRSS from the exons ATGAGTTTGGTTGTTGCTCCTCCTCACAGATCGATGATCCACTGCAAAACCCCAAAATTTCGCTTCAAAAATCCACAAAATCTCTTCGGTAAAACCTTGACTTTCTACTCTCTGAAGTCTCCGATTCACTTCAATTCGTTGCTTTGCCTACCAGTCAACTCAGTCCGTCCAGAGTCCCCCTCCATTCAGACCCATCATCCCATTCAGGAACTACTCCCTCTCCTTGCTTTCTCATTGACCCTTTTGTGTTTTCGTCTTTTGTCCAATGTCCTTTTGCCCGATTTCGCTCTTCGTTGGCAAAGCCTCGTTGCTTTCTCTCGTGAAGCTGAAGCTCGGACCAAATCTTATCCAAAACATCTATGGGAAGCCATCGTTGCTTACGAGGATCGTCGCTTCTTTACACATTTTGGGATCGATCCAGTTGGCATTGGTCGAGCTGTTTTGTCGCTTTCGGCTCGTGGGGGAGGTAGCACCATAACTCAGCAG CTTGTGAAGAACACCTTCCTGAAAAATGAGCGCACATTCTGGAGAAAGATCCTGGAAATGGTGTTGGCACTGGCACTAGAAAGGACAATGTCAAAACAAAGAATATTGAGCTCTTATGTTTGTAAG ATATACTTGGGACATGGTATTAATGGCATTGAATCagcatcaaaattttattttgggaagCATCCATCTCAACTGAGCTTGGCCGAGTCTGCAATGCTTGCTGGACTTATACCAGCCCCAGAGCATAGATCGCCACTCAGGGATCGCAGCAG TGGCAAGACCTACCAGGCCAGAGTTCTGAAAAGGATGGTGAAATTTGGCTTCCTTGATATTAAGATGGCACTTTTAACAGTGAGACAACCTCTTTATGTACGTCTTAGAAGGCCAGAACATGCTGATGAACTTTCAGATGCGTCATCTTTCTCTGAGCTG ggAGTTGGACTAAAGAGCAAGGTGAATGAAGAAGGTACGGAATCAACACTAAAAGGTACATGGGACTGGGAAAGAGAAAGCAAAATACGAGAAGTATGTGAGGAGATGGAAAGATGGGCCATGAAGGCTGAACTCAGAAGTTCTTAA
- the LOC108486128 gene encoding fluoride export protein 1 isoform X2, whose amino-acid sequence MDFSLTKYLNHWLKLTDMDRGTNNPEPTRTGAFSRTGSLGSSLRKRSFSISSSVSYRIDDDIGSEAVSEAGDIGDRALQSNRHSVSSSCRLSLDLAMEGGSVIHPEDLHKVSVASPMPENVTSPLPVYPLKGPGDEKQEKQGLPMSLEYISCLIHLAVFGILGVFTRYLLEKLFGPSLLGVTSNETIVYPNLPSNMVGSFLMGWWGVVFKGDISQVSDILAIGLTTGYLGSVTTFSGWNQKMLDLSVDGHWVQAILGFLIGLFLVAYSIIFGIETAKGFRWILKKLNTRSEKGVPSSNCNWTLNSSRRHLVAMLILLLVLGVLLGVSGLLLKEEFSSGSSGAQLWLACLVGPFGVWIRWFLARLNGRGLGKSGILRWLPFGTLITNVSAACIMAGLSTIEKSVNIKNFDTVANGIQLGFLGCLSTVSTFIAEFNAMRESKHPWRAYLYASTTMGISFVLGILIFNVPVWTKGFT is encoded by the exons ATGGACTTTAGTTTAACAAAGTACTTAAATCATTGGTTAAAGCT GACAGATATGGATCGTGGTACTAATAACCCTGAGCCTACAAGAACCGGAGCATTTAGCCGGACGGGCAGCCTTGGCTCTTCATTAAGGAAGCGTTCCTTTAGTATATCAAGTTCTGTGTCCTATCGTATTGATGATGACATTGGAAGTGAGGCTGTTTCGGAGGCAGGGGATATTGGTGATCGGGCTCTTCAAAGCAACAGGCACAGTGTGAGTAGTAGTTGCCGCTTATCTCTGGATCTTGCAATGGAAGGCGGGTCAGTTATTCATCCAGAAGATTTGCATAAAGTCTCTGTTGCGTCACCCATGCCAGAGAATGTCACATCTCCCCTTCCAGTTTATCCATTAAAGGGCCCTGGGGATGAAAAACAA GAAAAACAAGGACTACCTATGTCGTTGGAGTATATTTCGTGTCTTATCCATTTGGCTGTTTTCGGAATTCTCGGG GTTTTCACAAGATATTTGCTTGAAAAACTTTTCGGACCGAGTCTTTTAGGTGTGACCAGCAATGAGACCATTGTATACCCCAACCTTCCTTCTAATATG GTTGGCTCTTTCTTGATGGGGTGGTGGGGTGTTGTTTTCAAAGGTGACATATCTCAAGTATCTGATATTTTGGCAATTGGATTGACTACCGGATACTTGGGTAGCGTCACAACATTCAGTGGTTGGAATCAGAAAATGCTTGATCTCAGTGTAGATGGCCACTGGGTGCAAGCTATACTTGGGTTTCTCATAG GCTTGTTTCTTGTAGCTTATTCTATCATTTTTGGGATAGAGACAGCAAAGGGTTTCCGGTGGATTCTCAAAAAGCTGAATACAAGATCGGAAAAGGGAGTCCCGAGCTCTAACTGTAATTGGACACTCAACAGCTCCAGACGTCATTTGGTAGCAATGTTGATATTATTGTTAGTTCTTGGTGTTTTATTGGGCGTGAGTGGATTGCTGCTCAAGGAAGAATTTAGCAGTGGTAGCAGTGGAGCTCAGCTGTGGCTGGCTTGCTTAGTTGGACCTTTCGGAGTATGGATCAGGTGGTTCTTGGCTCGACTTAATGGACGTGGGTTAGGAAAATCTGGGATTTTGAGATGGCTTCCATTCGGGACATTGATCACCAACGTTTCTGCTGCTTGTATAATGGCTGGACTCTCCACGATTGAAAAGTCG GTAAATATCAAGAACTTCGACACTGTTGCAAACGGGATACAGCTAGGATTTCTGGGTTGTTTGAGTACAGTTTCAACTTTCATTGCCGAGTTCAATGCAATGAGAGAAAGCAAGCACCCTTGGAGAGCTTACCTTTATGCTTCAACTACAATGGGGATTTCATTTGTTTTAGGGATTCTAATATTCAATGTACCTGTTTGGACAAAAGGATTTACTTAG
- the LOC108486128 gene encoding fluoride export protein 1 isoform X3 translates to MDRGTNNPEPTRTGAFSRTGSLGSSLRKRSFSISSSVSYRIDDDIGSEAVSEAGDIGDRALQSNRHSVSSSCRLSLDLAMEGGSVIHPEDLHKVSVASPMPENVTSPLPVYPLKGPGDEKQEKQGLPMSLEYISCLIHLAVFGILGVFTRYLLEKLFGPSLLGVTSNETIVYPNLPSNMVGSFLMGWWGVVFKGDISQVSDILAIGLTTGYLGSVTTFSGWNQKMLDLSVDGHWVQAILGFLIGLFLVAYSIIFGIETAKGFRWILKKLNTRSEKGVPSSNCNWTLNSSRRHLVAMLILLLVLGVLLGVSGLLLKEEFSSGSSGAQLWLACLVGPFGVWIRWFLARLNGRGLGKSGILRWLPFGTLITNVSAACIMAGLSTIEKSVNIKNFDTVANGIQLGFLGCLSTVSTFIAEFNAMRESKHPWRAYLYASTTMGISFVLGILIFNVPVWTKGFT, encoded by the exons ATGGATCGTGGTACTAATAACCCTGAGCCTACAAGAACCGGAGCATTTAGCCGGACGGGCAGCCTTGGCTCTTCATTAAGGAAGCGTTCCTTTAGTATATCAAGTTCTGTGTCCTATCGTATTGATGATGACATTGGAAGTGAGGCTGTTTCGGAGGCAGGGGATATTGGTGATCGGGCTCTTCAAAGCAACAGGCACAGTGTGAGTAGTAGTTGCCGCTTATCTCTGGATCTTGCAATGGAAGGCGGGTCAGTTATTCATCCAGAAGATTTGCATAAAGTCTCTGTTGCGTCACCCATGCCAGAGAATGTCACATCTCCCCTTCCAGTTTATCCATTAAAGGGCCCTGGGGATGAAAAACAA GAAAAACAAGGACTACCTATGTCGTTGGAGTATATTTCGTGTCTTATCCATTTGGCTGTTTTCGGAATTCTCGGG GTTTTCACAAGATATTTGCTTGAAAAACTTTTCGGACCGAGTCTTTTAGGTGTGACCAGCAATGAGACCATTGTATACCCCAACCTTCCTTCTAATATG GTTGGCTCTTTCTTGATGGGGTGGTGGGGTGTTGTTTTCAAAGGTGACATATCTCAAGTATCTGATATTTTGGCAATTGGATTGACTACCGGATACTTGGGTAGCGTCACAACATTCAGTGGTTGGAATCAGAAAATGCTTGATCTCAGTGTAGATGGCCACTGGGTGCAAGCTATACTTGGGTTTCTCATAG GCTTGTTTCTTGTAGCTTATTCTATCATTTTTGGGATAGAGACAGCAAAGGGTTTCCGGTGGATTCTCAAAAAGCTGAATACAAGATCGGAAAAGGGAGTCCCGAGCTCTAACTGTAATTGGACACTCAACAGCTCCAGACGTCATTTGGTAGCAATGTTGATATTATTGTTAGTTCTTGGTGTTTTATTGGGCGTGAGTGGATTGCTGCTCAAGGAAGAATTTAGCAGTGGTAGCAGTGGAGCTCAGCTGTGGCTGGCTTGCTTAGTTGGACCTTTCGGAGTATGGATCAGGTGGTTCTTGGCTCGACTTAATGGACGTGGGTTAGGAAAATCTGGGATTTTGAGATGGCTTCCATTCGGGACATTGATCACCAACGTTTCTGCTGCTTGTATAATGGCTGGACTCTCCACGATTGAAAAGTCG GTAAATATCAAGAACTTCGACACTGTTGCAAACGGGATACAGCTAGGATTTCTGGGTTGTTTGAGTACAGTTTCAACTTTCATTGCCGAGTTCAATGCAATGAGAGAAAGCAAGCACCCTTGGAGAGCTTACCTTTATGCTTCAACTACAATGGGGATTTCATTTGTTTTAGGGATTCTAATATTCAATGTACCTGTTTGGACAAAAGGATTTACTTAG
- the LOC108486128 gene encoding fluoride export protein 1 isoform X1, with protein sequence MFAVASFEKALLIGSKSDISGRTDMDRGTNNPEPTRTGAFSRTGSLGSSLRKRSFSISSSVSYRIDDDIGSEAVSEAGDIGDRALQSNRHSVSSSCRLSLDLAMEGGSVIHPEDLHKVSVASPMPENVTSPLPVYPLKGPGDEKQEKQGLPMSLEYISCLIHLAVFGILGVFTRYLLEKLFGPSLLGVTSNETIVYPNLPSNMVGSFLMGWWGVVFKGDISQVSDILAIGLTTGYLGSVTTFSGWNQKMLDLSVDGHWVQAILGFLIGLFLVAYSIIFGIETAKGFRWILKKLNTRSEKGVPSSNCNWTLNSSRRHLVAMLILLLVLGVLLGVSGLLLKEEFSSGSSGAQLWLACLVGPFGVWIRWFLARLNGRGLGKSGILRWLPFGTLITNVSAACIMAGLSTIEKSVNIKNFDTVANGIQLGFLGCLSTVSTFIAEFNAMRESKHPWRAYLYASTTMGISFVLGILIFNVPVWTKGFT encoded by the exons ATGTTTGCTGTTGCTTCTTTTGAGAAAGCTTTACTTATAGGATCGAAATCCGATATTTCTGGCAGGACAGATATGGATCGTGGTACTAATAACCCTGAGCCTACAAGAACCGGAGCATTTAGCCGGACGGGCAGCCTTGGCTCTTCATTAAGGAAGCGTTCCTTTAGTATATCAAGTTCTGTGTCCTATCGTATTGATGATGACATTGGAAGTGAGGCTGTTTCGGAGGCAGGGGATATTGGTGATCGGGCTCTTCAAAGCAACAGGCACAGTGTGAGTAGTAGTTGCCGCTTATCTCTGGATCTTGCAATGGAAGGCGGGTCAGTTATTCATCCAGAAGATTTGCATAAAGTCTCTGTTGCGTCACCCATGCCAGAGAATGTCACATCTCCCCTTCCAGTTTATCCATTAAAGGGCCCTGGGGATGAAAAACAA GAAAAACAAGGACTACCTATGTCGTTGGAGTATATTTCGTGTCTTATCCATTTGGCTGTTTTCGGAATTCTCGGG GTTTTCACAAGATATTTGCTTGAAAAACTTTTCGGACCGAGTCTTTTAGGTGTGACCAGCAATGAGACCATTGTATACCCCAACCTTCCTTCTAATATG GTTGGCTCTTTCTTGATGGGGTGGTGGGGTGTTGTTTTCAAAGGTGACATATCTCAAGTATCTGATATTTTGGCAATTGGATTGACTACCGGATACTTGGGTAGCGTCACAACATTCAGTGGTTGGAATCAGAAAATGCTTGATCTCAGTGTAGATGGCCACTGGGTGCAAGCTATACTTGGGTTTCTCATAG GCTTGTTTCTTGTAGCTTATTCTATCATTTTTGGGATAGAGACAGCAAAGGGTTTCCGGTGGATTCTCAAAAAGCTGAATACAAGATCGGAAAAGGGAGTCCCGAGCTCTAACTGTAATTGGACACTCAACAGCTCCAGACGTCATTTGGTAGCAATGTTGATATTATTGTTAGTTCTTGGTGTTTTATTGGGCGTGAGTGGATTGCTGCTCAAGGAAGAATTTAGCAGTGGTAGCAGTGGAGCTCAGCTGTGGCTGGCTTGCTTAGTTGGACCTTTCGGAGTATGGATCAGGTGGTTCTTGGCTCGACTTAATGGACGTGGGTTAGGAAAATCTGGGATTTTGAGATGGCTTCCATTCGGGACATTGATCACCAACGTTTCTGCTGCTTGTATAATGGCTGGACTCTCCACGATTGAAAAGTCG GTAAATATCAAGAACTTCGACACTGTTGCAAACGGGATACAGCTAGGATTTCTGGGTTGTTTGAGTACAGTTTCAACTTTCATTGCCGAGTTCAATGCAATGAGAGAAAGCAAGCACCCTTGGAGAGCTTACCTTTATGCTTCAACTACAATGGGGATTTCATTTGTTTTAGGGATTCTAATATTCAATGTACCTGTTTGGACAAAAGGATTTACTTAG